In a genomic window of Carassius gibelio isolate Cgi1373 ecotype wild population from Czech Republic chromosome A3, carGib1.2-hapl.c, whole genome shotgun sequence:
- the LOC127947430 gene encoding major vault protein isoform X2 produces the protein MDANQLHGASIIRIPPHHYIHVLDQNTNIARVEIGPLTYIRQDNERVLFAPVRMIMVPPRHYCVVLNPVARNDEGQVQFDASGQAKLRHADLEIRLTQDPFPLYPGEEIQKDVTPLQIVYPDTALRLQALLDFEEEGGEKRVAGDEWLFEGPGTYIPRKEVAVLEVIKATVIRENQAIRLRARKEGLDRSGVQRVTGEEWQVSKVGAYLPGAHEEVVDIVSAFILTDKKALHVRALRPFRDAGGRERRTGEEWLVTVADREAHIPSVAEEVVGVVDVTTLNSRQYCVILDPVGADGKPQLGQKRVVKGERSFFLRPGEHLENGIQDVYVLSEEEGLVLRAVEAFIDTEGEEVDEEEEGESRAKKRGIQRRPGDRWMLHGPVEYVPPATVEVLLRRDAIPLDENEGIYVRDIKTGKVRAVIGQTYMLTQDEELWEKALPANVENLLSQSRDPVADRSERGTNFGEVERDKTRVVSYRVPHNAAIQVYDYREKKARVVFGPEMVMLGPDEQFTVLSLSGDKPKRPNVIKTICLLLGPDFCTDIITIETADHARLQLQLSYNWHFDIKQPVEAAKATALFSVPDFVGDACKAIASRIRGAVASVQFDDFHKNSNRIICSAVFGFDEKLAVRSNLRFNQNGLIISSVDIQSVEPVDQRTRDALQKSVQLAIEITTNSQEATARHEAERLEQEARGRLERQRITDQAEAEKARKELLELEAQSAAVESTGAAKAEAQSRAEAARIQGEAAVEEAKLKAEAQKIEADAELARLCKAREQELAYKKEMDQLEVEKQQKLAGIESQRFKQLMESLGTETLKEMARAGPELQVKLLQSLGLKSTLITDGSSPINLFTTANGLLGALQGKEQDEK, from the exons GGTTCTGTTTGCCCCTGTCCGCATGATCATGGTGCCGCCCAGGCACTATTGTGTTGTGCTCAACCCCGTTGCCCGTAATGATGAAGGTCAGGTTCAGTTTGATGCGTCAGGTCAAGCTAAGCTCAGACATGCTGACCTGGAGATCCGCCTGACTCAGGACCCCTTCCCCCTCTACCCTGGTGAAGAGATTCAAAAG GATGTGACGCCACTGCAGATCGTGTACCCGGACACAGCCCTGCGTCTACAGGCCCTGCTGGACTTCGAGGAGGAGGGAGGAGAGAAGAGGGTAGCAGGAGACGAGTGGCTGTTTGAGGGACCAG GGACATACATTCCCAGGAAGGAGGTGGCGGTACTTGAAGTCATAAAGGCCACAGTGATCAGAGAGAATCAGGCCATTCGCCTCCGAGCACGCAAAGAGGGCCTGGACCGCAGTGGAGTCCAAAGAGTTACTG gtgaggAATGGCAGGTCAGTAAGGTGGGAGCTTATCTGCCTGGAGCTCATGAAGAGGTTGTGGATATTGTCAGTGCTTTCATCCTCACAGACAAG AAAGCTTTGCATGTGCGCGCTCTCCGGCCGTTTCGTGACGCCGGGGGCCGAGAGCGGCGCACTGGAGAAGAGTGGCTGGTGACCGTGGCAGACAGAGAGGCTCACATACCCTCTGTGGCCGAGGAGGTTGTTGGGGTGGTGGACGTAACCACTCTGAACAGCAGGCAGTACTGTGTGATTCTGGACCCTGTGGGGGCTGATGGAAAACCTCAGCTCGGACAGAAGAGAGTGGTGAAG GGTGAGCGTTCGTTCTTCCTCAGGCCAGGAGAGCATTTAGAGAACGGCATTCAGGACGTGTACGTGCTGTCAGAGGAGGAGGGGCTCGTCCTGCGTGCTGTCGAGGCCTTCATTGACACTGAGGGG GAAGAGgtagatgaagaagaagaaggggaAAGCCGAGCCAAAAAGAGGGGAATACAGCGTCGTCCAGGTGACCGTTGGATGCTGCATGGCCCAGTCGAATACGTGCCGCCCGCCACTGTAGAGGTCCTGCTTAGACGAGATGCTATCCCACTGGATGAGAATGAGGGCATTTACGTCCGTGACATCAAAACTGGAAAG GTgcgtgctgtgattggccagacCTACATGCTAACTCAGGATGAGGAACTGTGGGAGAAAGCACTTCCAGCCAATGTGGAGAATCTTCTGTCCCAATCCCGTGACCCAGTAGCGGACCGCTCGGAACGAGGAACAAACTTTGGGGAAGTTGAGAGAGATAAAACCAGAGTGGTGTCCTATCGTGTCCCACACAATGCGGCCATTCAGGTGTATGACTACAGAGAGAAGAAGGCCAG GGTGGTGTTTGGACCTGAAATGGTCATGTTGGGTCCTGATGAGCAGTTTACAGTTCTTTCCCTTTCTGGAGACAAACCCAAACGTCCCAATGTCATCAAAACCATTTGTCTCCTGCTTGGCCCAGACTTTTGCACCGACATCATCACCATCGAGACAGCCGATCACGCTCGCTTGCAGCTGCAGCTCTCGTACAACTG GCACTTTGATATCAAACAGCCTGTTGAAGCGGCCAAGGCTACGGCTCTGTTCTCTGTGCCAGACTTTGTGGGTGATGCATGTAAAGCCATCGCTTCCAGAATCAGAGGAGCAGTGGCCTCAGTGCAGTTTGACGATTTCCACAAG AACTCCAACAGGATCATCTGTTCGGCTGTCTTTGGTTTTGATGAGAAGCTTGCGGTGCGGTCCAACCTGCGCTTCAATCAGAATGGGTTGATTATCAGCAGCGTGGACATTCAGTCTGTGGAGCCGGTGGACCAGCGCACCCGGGACGCCCTGCAGAAGAGTGTGCAACTAGCCATCGAGATCACCACCAATTCACAGGAGGCTACTGCACG ACACGAGGCAGAGCGTCTGGAGCAGGAGGCTCGGGGTCGCCTGGAGAGGCAAAGGATCACAGACCAGGCAGAGGCAGAGAAAGCGAGAAAGGAGCTGCTTGAGCTGGAGGCTCAGAG TGCTGCAGTGGAGAGTACAGGAGCAGCGAAGGCTGAGGCACAATCTAGAGCCGAGGCAGCTCGTATACAGGGAGAAGCAGCAGTCGAAGAGGCCAAACTTAAAGCAGAGGCTCAGAAAATCGAGGCT GACGCTGAGCTGGCCCGTCTGTGTAAGGCACGTGAGCAGGAGCTGGCTTACAAGAAGGAGATGGACCAACTGGAGGTTGAGAAGCAACAGAAGCTGGCAGGGATTGAGAGTCAGCGCTTCAAGCAGTTGATGGAGAGCCTGGGCACCGAAACCCTGAAGGAAATGGCCCGAGCTGGGCCTGAACTACAG GTGAAGCTCCTGCAGTCTTTAGGTCTGAAGTCCACTCTTATTACGGATGGCTCCTCTCCTATTAATCTCTTTACTACTGCCAATGGCCTCCTGGGGGCTCTGCAGGGCAAAGAAcaggatgaaaaataa
- the LOC127947430 gene encoding major vault protein isoform X1, translating into MDANQLHGASIIRIPPHHYIHVLDQNTNIARVEIGPLTYIRQDNERVLFAPVRMIMVPPRHYCVVLNPVARNDEGQVQFDASGQAKLRHADLEIRLTQDPFPLYPGEEIQKDVTPLQIVYPDTALRLQALLDFEEEGGEKRVAGDEWLFEGPGTYIPRKEVAVLEVIKATVIRENQAIRLRARKEGLDRSGVQRVTGEEWQVSKVGAYLPGAHEEVVDIVSAFILTDKKALHVRALRPFRDAGGRERRTGEEWLVTVADREAHIPSVAEEVVGVVDVTTLNSRQYCVILDPVGADGKPQLGQKRVVKGERSFFLRPGEHLENGIQDVYVLSEEEGLVLRAVEAFIDTEGQEEVDEEEEGESRAKKRGIQRRPGDRWMLHGPVEYVPPATVEVLLRRDAIPLDENEGIYVRDIKTGKVRAVIGQTYMLTQDEELWEKALPANVENLLSQSRDPVADRSERGTNFGEVERDKTRVVSYRVPHNAAIQVYDYREKKARVVFGPEMVMLGPDEQFTVLSLSGDKPKRPNVIKTICLLLGPDFCTDIITIETADHARLQLQLSYNWHFDIKQPVEAAKATALFSVPDFVGDACKAIASRIRGAVASVQFDDFHKNSNRIICSAVFGFDEKLAVRSNLRFNQNGLIISSVDIQSVEPVDQRTRDALQKSVQLAIEITTNSQEATARHEAERLEQEARGRLERQRITDQAEAEKARKELLELEAQSAAVESTGAAKAEAQSRAEAARIQGEAAVEEAKLKAEAQKIEADAELARLCKAREQELAYKKEMDQLEVEKQQKLAGIESQRFKQLMESLGTETLKEMARAGPELQVKLLQSLGLKSTLITDGSSPINLFTTANGLLGALQGKEQDEK; encoded by the exons GGTTCTGTTTGCCCCTGTCCGCATGATCATGGTGCCGCCCAGGCACTATTGTGTTGTGCTCAACCCCGTTGCCCGTAATGATGAAGGTCAGGTTCAGTTTGATGCGTCAGGTCAAGCTAAGCTCAGACATGCTGACCTGGAGATCCGCCTGACTCAGGACCCCTTCCCCCTCTACCCTGGTGAAGAGATTCAAAAG GATGTGACGCCACTGCAGATCGTGTACCCGGACACAGCCCTGCGTCTACAGGCCCTGCTGGACTTCGAGGAGGAGGGAGGAGAGAAGAGGGTAGCAGGAGACGAGTGGCTGTTTGAGGGACCAG GGACATACATTCCCAGGAAGGAGGTGGCGGTACTTGAAGTCATAAAGGCCACAGTGATCAGAGAGAATCAGGCCATTCGCCTCCGAGCACGCAAAGAGGGCCTGGACCGCAGTGGAGTCCAAAGAGTTACTG gtgaggAATGGCAGGTCAGTAAGGTGGGAGCTTATCTGCCTGGAGCTCATGAAGAGGTTGTGGATATTGTCAGTGCTTTCATCCTCACAGACAAG AAAGCTTTGCATGTGCGCGCTCTCCGGCCGTTTCGTGACGCCGGGGGCCGAGAGCGGCGCACTGGAGAAGAGTGGCTGGTGACCGTGGCAGACAGAGAGGCTCACATACCCTCTGTGGCCGAGGAGGTTGTTGGGGTGGTGGACGTAACCACTCTGAACAGCAGGCAGTACTGTGTGATTCTGGACCCTGTGGGGGCTGATGGAAAACCTCAGCTCGGACAGAAGAGAGTGGTGAAG GGTGAGCGTTCGTTCTTCCTCAGGCCAGGAGAGCATTTAGAGAACGGCATTCAGGACGTGTACGTGCTGTCAGAGGAGGAGGGGCTCGTCCTGCGTGCTGTCGAGGCCTTCATTGACACTGAGGGG CAGGAAGAGgtagatgaagaagaagaaggggaAAGCCGAGCCAAAAAGAGGGGAATACAGCGTCGTCCAGGTGACCGTTGGATGCTGCATGGCCCAGTCGAATACGTGCCGCCCGCCACTGTAGAGGTCCTGCTTAGACGAGATGCTATCCCACTGGATGAGAATGAGGGCATTTACGTCCGTGACATCAAAACTGGAAAG GTgcgtgctgtgattggccagacCTACATGCTAACTCAGGATGAGGAACTGTGGGAGAAAGCACTTCCAGCCAATGTGGAGAATCTTCTGTCCCAATCCCGTGACCCAGTAGCGGACCGCTCGGAACGAGGAACAAACTTTGGGGAAGTTGAGAGAGATAAAACCAGAGTGGTGTCCTATCGTGTCCCACACAATGCGGCCATTCAGGTGTATGACTACAGAGAGAAGAAGGCCAG GGTGGTGTTTGGACCTGAAATGGTCATGTTGGGTCCTGATGAGCAGTTTACAGTTCTTTCCCTTTCTGGAGACAAACCCAAACGTCCCAATGTCATCAAAACCATTTGTCTCCTGCTTGGCCCAGACTTTTGCACCGACATCATCACCATCGAGACAGCCGATCACGCTCGCTTGCAGCTGCAGCTCTCGTACAACTG GCACTTTGATATCAAACAGCCTGTTGAAGCGGCCAAGGCTACGGCTCTGTTCTCTGTGCCAGACTTTGTGGGTGATGCATGTAAAGCCATCGCTTCCAGAATCAGAGGAGCAGTGGCCTCAGTGCAGTTTGACGATTTCCACAAG AACTCCAACAGGATCATCTGTTCGGCTGTCTTTGGTTTTGATGAGAAGCTTGCGGTGCGGTCCAACCTGCGCTTCAATCAGAATGGGTTGATTATCAGCAGCGTGGACATTCAGTCTGTGGAGCCGGTGGACCAGCGCACCCGGGACGCCCTGCAGAAGAGTGTGCAACTAGCCATCGAGATCACCACCAATTCACAGGAGGCTACTGCACG ACACGAGGCAGAGCGTCTGGAGCAGGAGGCTCGGGGTCGCCTGGAGAGGCAAAGGATCACAGACCAGGCAGAGGCAGAGAAAGCGAGAAAGGAGCTGCTTGAGCTGGAGGCTCAGAG TGCTGCAGTGGAGAGTACAGGAGCAGCGAAGGCTGAGGCACAATCTAGAGCCGAGGCAGCTCGTATACAGGGAGAAGCAGCAGTCGAAGAGGCCAAACTTAAAGCAGAGGCTCAGAAAATCGAGGCT GACGCTGAGCTGGCCCGTCTGTGTAAGGCACGTGAGCAGGAGCTGGCTTACAAGAAGGAGATGGACCAACTGGAGGTTGAGAAGCAACAGAAGCTGGCAGGGATTGAGAGTCAGCGCTTCAAGCAGTTGATGGAGAGCCTGGGCACCGAAACCCTGAAGGAAATGGCCCGAGCTGGGCCTGAACTACAG GTGAAGCTCCTGCAGTCTTTAGGTCTGAAGTCCACTCTTATTACGGATGGCTCCTCTCCTATTAATCTCTTTACTACTGCCAATGGCCTCCTGGGGGCTCTGCAGGGCAAAGAAcaggatgaaaaataa
- the LOC127947422 gene encoding trafficking regulator of GLUT4 1-like: protein MDVIANADASIPTAAPGAVEEEQQQQQSEQEINQQPGTESDLTGNTSQPIKNEQQAPPTATTPTPAADPAPSQDDPPSVHLTIIDEKMETSNGVCPGPIEMSPTASSPPRQQQANGRARLSSRSGSVSHAGSPRPSLTRQPSAATDVGDGSKPNDYLIWAILACLCPVWPINAVGLTFSVMSRNSLQQGNVDGARRLGQNAKIMSIVSLVGGIVIIVITIVINWGVILKT, encoded by the exons ATGGATGTGATTGCGAATGCTGATGCCAGCATTCCCACTGCTGCACCTGGTGCAGTGGAGGaagaacaacagcagcaacaaTCAGAGCAAGAGATCAATCAGCAACCAGGCACGGAGTCTGACCTCACCGGCAACACCTCACAGCCAATCAAGAACGAGCAACAAGCCCCACCCACCGCCACAACACCTACTCCTGCTGCAGACCCCGCCCCCTCTCAGGATGACCCACCCAGTGTACACCTGACAATCATCGACGAGAAGATGGAAACaa GTAATGGTGTTTGCCCTGGTCCTATCGAGATGTCTCCGACAGCTTCTTCTCCTCCTCGTCAGCAGCAGGCAAATGGGCGAGCCAGGCTGAGCAGCCGCTCCGGGTCAGTGAGTCACGCGGGGTCACCTCGACCGTCACTCACCAGACAGCCCAGCGCGGCCACTGACGTCGGAGACGGATCCAAACCCAACGATTATCTAATATGGGCTATTCTGGCCTGCCTCTGTCCTGTCTGGCCCATTAACGCCGTCGGCTTGACCTTCTCAGTCATG TCTCGAAACAGTCTGCAGCAGGGCAATGTGGATGGTGCACGTCGTCTTGGCCAGAATGCAAAAATCATGTCCATCGTGTCATTGGTGGGTGGGATCGTCATCATTGTTATCACTATCGTCATCAACTGGGGTG taATACTTAAGACCTGA